From Streptosporangium album, the proteins below share one genomic window:
- a CDS encoding M28 family peptidase encodes MMRNLWTIGMTAILAIPLALTAPAASAAVPPDISLTNVKAHLAQFQSIATANGGNRAHGRPGNLASANYVKGLLDGAGFTTALQSFSYNGATGYNVIADWPGGDPNDILMVGGHLDSVTAGPGINDNGSGSAAILETALEVSRQSLAPTKHLRFAWWGAEELGLRGSQYYVTNLPAAERSKIKGYLNFDMVASPNAGYFLYDGDNSDGVGSDPGPAGSAQLEATLAAYFSSIGVPTRGTDFDGRSDYGPFISVGIPAGGTFTGAEGIKSSAQATLWGGTAGQAFDSCYHRSCDTTANIDDTALNRNADAIAYAVWTTATATPPVTVWQDTFETATGWTANPGGTDTATLGRWERGDPAATTSSGAKQLGTTVSGVNDLVTGPLAGAAAGDHDVDGGTTTIQSPAITLPSGGTLNLGFSWYLAHGSNASSADYLRVKVVGSTTTQVFQQLGAAANRDGAWAAASVDISSYAGQTVRVLIEAADASTASLVEAGVDDVKITR; translated from the coding sequence ATGATGCGCAACCTGTGGACCATCGGGATGACGGCGATCCTGGCCATCCCCCTGGCGCTCACCGCACCGGCCGCGTCGGCGGCCGTCCCACCGGACATCTCGCTCACCAACGTGAAGGCACACCTCGCCCAGTTCCAGTCCATCGCCACCGCCAACGGCGGCAACCGCGCCCACGGCCGCCCCGGCAACCTCGCCTCGGCGAACTACGTCAAGGGCCTGCTCGACGGCGCCGGGTTCACCACCGCCCTGCAGTCGTTCTCCTACAACGGCGCGACCGGCTACAACGTCATCGCCGACTGGCCGGGGGGTGACCCCAACGACATCCTCATGGTCGGCGGACACCTCGACAGCGTGACCGCGGGACCGGGCATCAACGACAACGGCTCCGGCAGCGCCGCCATCCTGGAGACCGCCCTGGAGGTCTCCCGCCAGTCCCTGGCACCGACCAAGCACCTGCGCTTCGCCTGGTGGGGAGCCGAGGAGCTGGGCCTGCGCGGCTCGCAGTACTACGTCACCAACCTGCCGGCCGCCGAGCGGTCCAAGATCAAGGGCTACCTGAACTTCGACATGGTCGCCTCGCCCAACGCCGGCTACTTCCTCTACGACGGCGACAACTCCGACGGCGTCGGCTCGGACCCCGGCCCGGCGGGTTCCGCCCAGCTGGAGGCGACGCTCGCGGCCTACTTCTCCTCGATCGGCGTGCCCACCCGGGGCACCGACTTCGACGGCCGCTCCGACTACGGGCCGTTCATCAGCGTCGGCATCCCCGCCGGCGGCACGTTCACCGGGGCGGAGGGCATCAAGTCCAGCGCCCAGGCCACCCTCTGGGGTGGTACGGCGGGGCAGGCGTTCGACTCCTGCTACCACCGGTCGTGCGACACCACGGCGAACATCGACGACACCGCGCTGAACCGCAACGCCGACGCGATCGCCTACGCGGTGTGGACGACCGCCACGGCCACCCCACCCGTGACCGTCTGGCAGGACACCTTCGAGACGGCGACCGGCTGGACCGCCAACCCCGGCGGCACCGACACCGCCACCCTCGGCCGGTGGGAGCGCGGTGACCCCGCGGCCACCACCTCCAGCGGCGCCAAGCAGCTCGGCACCACCGTCAGCGGCGTCAACGACCTGGTCACCGGACCGCTGGCCGGCGCCGCCGCCGGGGACCACGACGTCGACGGCGGCACCACGACCATCCAGTCACCGGCCATAACCCTGCCGTCGGGCGGCACGCTCAACCTCGGCTTCTCCTGGTATCTGGCGCACGGCTCCAACGCCTCCAGCGCCGACTACCTGCGCGTCAAGGTCGTCGGCTCCACCACGACCCAGGTGTTCCAGCAGCTCGGCGCGGCCGCCAACCGCGACGGCGCCTGGGCCGCCGCGAGCGTGGACATCTCCTCCTACGCCGGGCAGACCGTCCGCGTCCTGATCGAGGCCGCCGACGCCTCCACCGCCTCGCTCGTCGAGGCGGGCGTCGACGACGTCAAGATCACCCGATAG
- a CDS encoding M28 family metallopeptidase: MRLHLRRSLVRTTILVTAIALPLAFTPPASAATTGIPDILATALSTQVKGKNVKKHLERFQQIADANGGTRAVGTPGYDASLAYVKDKLSRAGYKVSTTDVEFPVKWEEFSPSVLQQVTPEARTYANPADFVTVVSSSGGDVTAQVQVVDAVIPVPATPNTSTAGCEAADFAGFVPGRIALIQRGTCPFVDKATNAKAAGAAGVIFFNEGQPGRTDPLVFDIREWRFGFPIVIASTAVGLDLADTPGTTVRLKVDAATTVGRSRNLIADSRWGDRDEVVMAGAHLDSVTEGPGINDNGSGSAAILETALKLAHLPTKNKVRFAFWSAEELGLLGSDQYVAGLSQAERDKIRLYLNFDMVASPNDVTFLYDGDDSDAEGAGAGPAGSAAIEKLLEKFYGRRGLGFKGTDFDGRSDYGAFIANGIPAGGIFTGAERIKTAEEAARFGGTADAPYDACYHAACDTIANVNDAALDRNSRAIGYATAFYAYDLSGIPDRDATTLMKSATTSARTLDGAAR; the protein is encoded by the coding sequence ATGCGCCTGCACCTACGACGCAGCCTTGTCCGGACCACCATCCTGGTCACGGCCATCGCCCTTCCGCTCGCCTTCACCCCACCCGCGAGCGCGGCCACGACCGGCATCCCCGACATCCTGGCCACTGCCCTGTCCACCCAGGTCAAGGGCAAGAACGTCAAGAAGCACCTCGAAAGGTTCCAGCAGATCGCCGACGCCAACGGCGGCACCCGCGCCGTGGGCACCCCCGGATACGACGCGTCCCTCGCCTACGTGAAGGACAAGCTGAGCCGGGCCGGATACAAGGTCTCCACCACCGACGTGGAGTTCCCCGTGAAGTGGGAGGAGTTCTCCCCCTCGGTCCTGCAGCAGGTCACGCCGGAGGCCAGGACCTACGCCAACCCCGCCGACTTCGTCACCGTCGTCTCCTCCAGCGGCGGGGACGTCACCGCGCAGGTCCAGGTGGTCGACGCGGTGATCCCGGTGCCCGCGACCCCCAACACCTCCACCGCGGGCTGCGAGGCCGCCGACTTCGCCGGGTTCGTGCCCGGCCGGATCGCCCTCATCCAGCGCGGCACCTGCCCGTTCGTCGACAAGGCCACGAACGCCAAGGCGGCGGGCGCGGCCGGCGTGATCTTCTTCAACGAGGGCCAGCCGGGCCGTACCGACCCGCTCGTGTTCGACATCCGCGAGTGGCGCTTCGGCTTCCCCATCGTCATCGCGAGCACCGCCGTCGGCCTCGACCTGGCCGACACCCCCGGCACGACCGTCCGCCTGAAGGTCGACGCCGCGACCACGGTCGGCCGGAGCAGGAACCTCATCGCCGACTCCCGTTGGGGTGACCGGGACGAGGTCGTGATGGCGGGAGCCCACCTGGACAGCGTCACCGAGGGTCCCGGCATCAACGACAACGGCTCCGGCAGCGCCGCCATCCTGGAGACCGCGCTGAAGCTGGCCCACCTGCCCACGAAGAACAAGGTGCGGTTCGCCTTCTGGAGCGCCGAGGAGCTCGGTCTGCTCGGCTCCGACCAGTATGTCGCGGGCCTGTCGCAGGCCGAGCGGGACAAGATCCGGCTCTACCTGAACTTCGACATGGTCGCCTCGCCGAACGACGTCACCTTCCTCTACGACGGCGACGACTCCGACGCCGAGGGCGCCGGAGCCGGCCCGGCGGGCTCGGCCGCGATCGAGAAGCTGCTGGAGAAGTTCTACGGCAGGCGCGGTCTGGGCTTCAAGGGCACCGACTTCGACGGCCGCTCCGACTACGGCGCGTTCATCGCCAACGGCATCCCGGCCGGCGGCATCTTCACCGGCGCCGAGCGCATCAAGACCGCCGAGGAGGCCGCCAGGTTCGGCGGGACGGCGGACGCCCCCTACGACGCCTGCTACCACGCCGCCTGCGACACCATCGCCAACGTCAACGACGCCGCCCTCGACCGCAACTCCCGGGCGATCGGCTACGCCACCGCGTTCTACGCCTACGACCTGTCCGGCATTCCCGACCGCGACGCCACGACCCTCATGAAGTCCGCCACCACCTCCGCGCGGACGCTCGACGGCGCGGCGCGTTAG
- a CDS encoding PspC domain-containing protein, which translates to MRRSRNHKIIAGVCGGIADSLGWSPTVVRVLWLLLSLIPGPLWVAYVLMWILIPKAPAVRY; encoded by the coding sequence ATGCGTCGTTCGAGAAACCACAAGATAATCGCCGGGGTCTGCGGCGGGATCGCCGACAGCCTCGGCTGGTCGCCCACGGTCGTCCGGGTGCTGTGGCTGCTGCTCTCCCTCATCCCGGGGCCGCTCTGGGTCGCCTACGTGCTCATGTGGATCCTCATCCCCAAGGCTCCGGCGGTCCGTTACTGA
- the lipB gene encoding lipoyl(octanoyl) transferase LipB, with translation MRRRPLSLVQNDLVDYEKAMERMTDLVGRRQRDECPDMLWLLSHPQVYTVGRRTLEQHLPDPSHGIPVVSTGRGGQLTYHGPGQLVGYLIVKLGEDEGIVDYVREVELRLVRALGALGVPAERRDTPAGSELLTGVWTTETGRKIVSIGMRQSRSVTSHGFALNVEGDLTPWDWAVPCGMPEVDMTSLSREAPTAADMERVRAAVAEAFEAG, from the coding sequence ATGAGGCGACGCCCCCTGTCACTGGTCCAGAACGACCTGGTCGACTACGAGAAGGCCATGGAGCGGATGACCGACCTGGTCGGTCGGCGGCAACGGGACGAGTGTCCCGACATGCTCTGGCTGCTCAGCCATCCCCAGGTCTACACCGTCGGCAGGCGCACGCTTGAGCAGCATCTGCCCGACCCGTCCCACGGCATTCCGGTCGTGAGCACGGGCCGGGGCGGGCAGCTCACCTACCACGGCCCCGGCCAGCTGGTCGGCTACCTGATCGTCAAGCTCGGCGAGGACGAGGGGATCGTCGACTACGTCCGGGAGGTCGAGCTCCGGCTGGTCCGCGCGCTCGGCGCGCTGGGCGTCCCGGCCGAGCGCCGGGACACCCCGGCCGGCTCCGAGCTGCTCACGGGGGTGTGGACGACGGAGACCGGCCGGAAGATCGTCTCGATCGGCATGCGGCAGAGCCGGAGCGTGACCAGCCACGGATTCGCCCTCAACGTCGAGGGTGACCTGACCCCGTGGGACTGGGCGGTGCCCTGCGGCATGCCCGAGGTCGACATGACCTCGCTGAGCCGGGAGGCCCCCACGGCCGCGGACATGGAACGGGTCCGGGCCGCGGTGGCGGAGGCCTTCGAGGCGGGCTGA
- a CDS encoding amino acid permease, protein MTKPVPPVDADTQRLAELGYRQELSRTWSGFSNFAISFSIISILAGCFTTFGQAWNNGGPIAISLGWPLISVFILIIGLCMSELVSAYPTAGGIYWWAAKLGRPVHGWFTGWFNLIGLIAVTASVDYGCATFMNITVNRFAAGFEVSLGNTFILFVVILVLHALINIFSHRLISLLQNVSVWWHVFGAAVVVAILIFGPERHQSLSFVFTERFNNSGFSDTSFWFYVLPLGFLLTQYTITGFDACAHVSEETQGASTAAARGLWQSIFYSAIGGWVLLLAFLFAASDVDAVNKEFGFVGAVFTSSLTPVLATVIFGISTIGQFFCGMSCVTSMSRMTYAFSRDGGIPGWRLWSKVDRNRTPVNAIMFGCGAALVLTLPALYKAPTGTPLAFYAVVSVAVIGLYIAFAIPIWLRLRMGDRFEPGPWTLGAKYKVMCWIAVVEIAVVSIYFIMPLAPAGVPFNTDDPATPGDETFTWTAVNYAPIVVGLMVLGVGLWWALSARHWFTGPRRTVDADGPVD, encoded by the coding sequence ATGACCAAGCCAGTACCACCCGTGGACGCGGATACCCAGAGGCTCGCCGAGCTCGGCTACAGACAGGAGCTCTCCCGCACCTGGAGCGGCTTCTCCAACTTCGCCATCTCCTTCTCAATCATCTCCATCCTGGCCGGCTGCTTCACCACCTTCGGCCAGGCCTGGAACAACGGCGGGCCGATCGCGATCTCGCTGGGCTGGCCGCTGATCTCGGTCTTCATCCTGATCATCGGCCTGTGCATGTCGGAGCTGGTGTCGGCCTACCCGACCGCCGGCGGCATCTACTGGTGGGCGGCCAAGCTGGGCAGGCCGGTGCACGGCTGGTTCACCGGCTGGTTCAACCTCATCGGGCTGATCGCGGTGACCGCCTCGGTGGACTACGGCTGCGCGACGTTCATGAACATCACCGTCAACCGGTTCGCCGCAGGCTTCGAGGTCTCCCTCGGCAACACCTTCATCCTCTTCGTGGTCATCCTGGTGCTGCACGCACTGATCAACATCTTCAGCCACCGGCTGATCTCGCTGCTGCAGAACGTCTCGGTGTGGTGGCACGTGTTCGGGGCGGCCGTGGTGGTGGCGATCCTGATCTTCGGCCCCGAGCGGCACCAGTCGCTGTCGTTCGTGTTCACCGAGCGCTTCAACAACTCCGGCTTCTCCGACACGTCGTTCTGGTTCTACGTGCTGCCGCTCGGCTTCCTGCTGACCCAGTACACGATCACCGGCTTCGACGCCTGCGCGCACGTCTCGGAGGAGACCCAGGGCGCCTCGACGGCGGCGGCGCGGGGGCTCTGGCAGTCGATCTTCTACTCGGCGATCGGCGGCTGGGTGCTGCTGCTGGCGTTCCTGTTCGCGGCCAGTGACGTGGACGCGGTCAACAAGGAGTTCGGCTTCGTCGGGGCCGTCTTCACCTCGTCGCTCACCCCGGTCCTGGCCACGGTGATCTTCGGCATCTCCACGATCGGGCAGTTCTTCTGCGGGATGAGCTGCGTGACCTCGATGTCACGGATGACCTACGCGTTCTCCCGGGACGGCGGCATCCCCGGCTGGCGGCTCTGGTCGAAGGTGGACAGGAACCGGACCCCGGTCAACGCGATCATGTTCGGCTGCGGCGCGGCGCTCGTCCTGACCCTTCCCGCCCTCTACAAGGCCCCGACCGGGACTCCCCTGGCGTTCTACGCGGTGGTGTCGGTCGCCGTCATCGGCCTCTACATCGCCTTCGCCATCCCGATCTGGCTCCGGCTGAGGATGGGTGACCGCTTCGAGCCCGGCCCGTGGACGCTGGGCGCGAAGTACAAGGTCATGTGCTGGATCGCGGTCGTCGAGATCGCCGTGGTCTCGATCTACTTCATCATGCCGCTGGCCCCGGCGGGGGTGCCGTTCAACACGGACGACCCGGCCACGCCGGGAGACGAGACGTTCACCTGGACGGCGGTCAACTACGCGCCGATCGTGGTCGGGCTGATGGTCCTCGGCGTGGGCCTGTGGTGGGCGCTGTCGGCCCGGCACTGGTTCACCGGGCCACGCCGTACGGTCGACGCGGACGGGCCGGTCGACTGA
- a CDS encoding phosphotransferase family protein: protein MPDALADVRKWAGQPVTATPIKGGLSHRIARLDTADGQRWLLRVLDPRVAAAGLGIPLDQEIANTLRAAETGVGPRVLHRMPGALLLEYLDGATLDAHGVRTLPGPIAAACRRLHAGPRFVNDFSIFRKLDAFLALCHTHALPVPDGYEDRLPVVAEIERALAADPLPSVPCHNDLLPGNLIRCGAEVRIVDYQLSGNNDPAFELGDIAAEADYDPDLTARLARAYFGRDDPRLIARVRVNLIMSNLTWSLWFAVHHGLLGEQAAAADFDYDAEAAGKFERAVRDLDDPGFGRLVDDVRGGRTPAAPGSPPPDPGTRPPM from the coding sequence ATGCCAGATGCTCTCGCAGACGTCCGAAAATGGGCCGGACAGCCCGTTACCGCGACGCCGATCAAGGGTGGCCTCAGCCACCGGATCGCCCGGCTGGACACGGCCGACGGGCAGCGGTGGCTGTTGCGCGTGCTCGACCCGAGGGTCGCGGCGGCGGGGCTCGGCATCCCGCTCGACCAGGAGATCGCCAACACCCTCCGCGCGGCCGAGACCGGGGTCGGCCCCCGGGTCCTGCACCGGATGCCCGGCGCCCTGCTGCTGGAGTATCTCGACGGCGCCACCCTGGACGCGCACGGCGTGCGGACGCTTCCCGGGCCGATCGCGGCCGCCTGCCGCCGCCTGCACGCCGGGCCCCGGTTCGTCAACGACTTCTCCATCTTCCGCAAGCTGGACGCGTTCCTCGCCCTCTGCCATACCCACGCGCTGCCGGTACCCGACGGCTACGAGGACAGGTTGCCGGTGGTGGCCGAGATCGAGCGGGCACTGGCCGCCGACCCGCTGCCGTCGGTGCCCTGCCACAACGACCTGTTGCCGGGCAACCTCATCCGCTGCGGCGCGGAGGTCAGGATCGTGGACTACCAGCTCTCCGGGAACAACGACCCCGCCTTCGAACTGGGCGACATCGCCGCCGAGGCGGACTACGACCCGGATCTGACCGCCCGGCTCGCCCGCGCCTACTTCGGCCGGGACGATCCGCGGCTGATCGCCAGGGTCCGGGTCAACCTGATCATGTCCAACCTCACCTGGTCCCTCTGGTTCGCCGTGCACCACGGGCTGCTGGGCGAGCAGGCGGCGGCGGCCGACTTCGACTACGACGCGGAGGCCGCCGGCAAGTTCGAGCGGGCCGTACGGGACCTGGACGATCCGGGGTTCGGCCGGCTCGTCGACGACGTCCGGGGCGGGCGCACGCCGGCCGCCCCGGGTTCCCCACCCCCGGATCCCGGGACAAGACCCCCCATGTAA
- a CDS encoding GcvT family protein: MKLPNSARAVVIGGGVAGCSVAYHLARLGWSEVILVERHELTEGTTWHSAGFVGQLRSTVTQTKMIMYSAGLYPELAELTGMDPGWRGVGGLRLATTSERVEESLRLAGAGETYGLDLSVLSGAEAGEMLPLLEVRDVRAALWLPGDGWLDPALLARALAAGASMLGVQIFTGTRVTGLDVVGGEISGVRLTSGAEEWSVQADTVVIAAGAASGRVGRLAGVDIPVVPIKHQYVVTEPFEVPSSMPTVRDPDNIVYFREEGGGILVGGYIRTPETWDTDRPLAEPRTLFDADMPKFQESWESAVRRVPALGRTGIVKVVHGPEAFTPDGEFLLGETSVRGLWAAAGFCVHGLAAAGGVGKIMSEWIVDGSPEYDVFGMDLRRFGGHARSASWARAKALDSYSKYYDIVYPGEERAAARPLRRSPAWVRHAELGAVFGEKASWERVNWFESDADPSPGSPESGDAREVRPLGWAGRIWSPAIRQECLATRDAAGLFDQTSFSKLEISGHQALVRLQRVCAGQLDRPPGSVVYTQLLNERGGIEADLTVTRLAEDSFRLVTGTAFGVHDAAWLRGHGLDVRDVTSAHACYCLWGPRALDILGTLSDDDLTFGYMKAREISVGNVPVLAQRVTFVGEFGWELYCPVEYGLTLWDALMEAGAPYGMRPAGYRAIDSMRLEKGYRVWGMDITPETTPVEAGLGFAVARDKDFLGRSALETAARPSRLDASDGSGAPVRLACLVLDDPRQVCLGGEPVRAGGEPASRVTSGGYGHRVERSIAYAYLPAGTAPGDRVEVGVTGTWIGATVTAEPLYDPASDRIRRLPA, translated from the coding sequence TTGAAACTTCCCAACTCCGCGCGGGCCGTCGTGATCGGCGGCGGGGTGGCCGGATGCAGCGTGGCCTACCATCTGGCCAGGCTCGGCTGGAGCGAGGTGATCCTGGTGGAGCGGCACGAGCTGACCGAGGGCACCACCTGGCACTCGGCCGGATTCGTGGGCCAGCTCCGCTCGACCGTCACCCAGACAAAGATGATCATGTATTCGGCAGGTCTCTATCCCGAGCTGGCCGAGCTGACCGGAATGGACCCCGGCTGGCGCGGGGTGGGCGGCCTCCGCCTGGCGACCACGTCCGAGCGGGTGGAGGAGTCGCTGCGGCTGGCGGGGGCGGGGGAGACCTACGGACTGGACCTCTCGGTGCTCTCCGGCGCCGAGGCGGGAGAGATGCTGCCGCTGCTGGAGGTGCGCGACGTGCGGGCCGCGCTCTGGCTGCCCGGCGACGGCTGGCTCGACCCGGCGCTGCTGGCCAGGGCGCTGGCGGCCGGGGCTTCGATGCTGGGCGTGCAGATCTTCACCGGGACCCGGGTGACGGGGCTCGACGTGGTGGGCGGCGAGATCTCCGGGGTCCGCCTCACGTCGGGTGCCGAGGAGTGGTCGGTGCAGGCCGACACCGTGGTCATCGCGGCGGGCGCGGCCAGCGGACGGGTCGGGCGGCTGGCCGGAGTGGACATCCCGGTCGTGCCGATCAAGCATCAGTATGTCGTCACCGAACCTTTCGAGGTTCCCTCCTCTATGCCCACGGTCCGAGACCCGGACAACATCGTCTACTTCCGGGAGGAGGGCGGCGGCATCCTGGTCGGGGGATACATCCGGACCCCGGAGACCTGGGACACGGACCGTCCGCTGGCGGAGCCTCGGACGTTGTTCGACGCTGATATGCCGAAATTTCAGGAATCCTGGGAGTCGGCGGTGCGGCGGGTCCCCGCGCTGGGCCGTACCGGGATCGTGAAGGTCGTCCACGGGCCCGAGGCGTTCACCCCCGACGGTGAGTTCCTGCTCGGCGAGACCTCGGTCCGCGGGCTGTGGGCGGCGGCCGGGTTCTGCGTCCACGGCCTGGCCGCCGCGGGCGGCGTGGGCAAGATCATGTCCGAGTGGATCGTGGACGGCTCGCCCGAGTACGACGTGTTCGGCATGGACCTGCGCCGGTTCGGCGGGCACGCCCGGTCCGCTTCCTGGGCCCGTGCCAAGGCGCTCGACTCCTATTCGAAGTACTACGACATCGTCTACCCGGGCGAGGAGCGCGCCGCCGCCCGGCCACTGCGTCGCTCCCCGGCGTGGGTACGGCATGCGGAGCTGGGGGCGGTGTTCGGCGAAAAAGCAAGCTGGGAGCGGGTCAACTGGTTCGAGTCCGACGCGGACCCGTCTCCGGGGTCACCGGAGTCGGGGGACGCGCGGGAGGTCCGGCCGCTCGGATGGGCCGGGCGGATCTGGTCCCCGGCGATCCGGCAGGAGTGCCTGGCCACGCGGGACGCGGCGGGACTGTTCGACCAGACCTCGTTCTCAAAGCTTGAAATATCAGGGCATCAGGCCCTGGTGCGGCTGCAGCGCGTCTGCGCCGGGCAGCTCGACCGCCCCCCGGGCTCGGTCGTCTACACCCAGCTCCTGAACGAGCGCGGCGGCATCGAGGCCGACCTGACCGTCACCCGCCTGGCCGAGGACAGCTTCCGCCTGGTCACCGGCACCGCCTTCGGCGTCCACGACGCGGCCTGGCTCCGTGGTCACGGTCTCGACGTCCGGGACGTCACCTCCGCCCACGCCTGCTACTGCCTGTGGGGCCCGCGCGCCCTGGACATCCTCGGCACGCTGTCGGACGACGATCTGACCTTCGGATACATGAAGGCCAGGGAGATCAGCGTGGGGAACGTCCCGGTGCTGGCCCAGCGGGTGACGTTCGTGGGCGAGTTCGGCTGGGAACTCTACTGCCCGGTGGAGTACGGGCTGACGCTCTGGGACGCGCTCATGGAGGCGGGCGCGCCGTACGGCATGCGCCCGGCCGGCTACCGGGCGATCGACTCGATGCGCCTGGAGAAGGGCTACCGCGTCTGGGGCATGGACATCACCCCCGAGACCACCCCCGTCGAGGCGGGTCTGGGCTTCGCGGTGGCCCGGGACAAGGACTTCCTCGGCCGGTCCGCGCTGGAGACGGCCGCCCGGCCCTCCCGCCTGGACGCCTCCGACGGGAGCGGCGCACCCGTCCGCCTCGCCTGCCTCGTCCTGGACGACCCCCGGCAGGTGTGCCTGGGCGGCGAGCCGGTCCGCGCCGGCGGCGAGCCGGCCTCCCGGGTGACCAGCGGAGGATACGGCCATCGGGTGGAGCGCTCGATCGCCTACGCCTACCTGCCCGCCGGGACCGCCCCCGGTGACCGGGTCGAGGTCGGCGTCACCGGCACCTGGATCGGCGCCACCGTCACCGCCGAACCCCTCTACGACCCGGCCTCCGACCGCATCAGACGCCTGCCGGCCTGA
- a CDS encoding CopG family transcriptional regulator, which yields MSGGTKKFSVTIPEELAATVQARIGTASFSAYVSQALARQVERDNLRELIAAAESQHGPVDRAEVDAKRAILRSDLGQGNDHTSAA from the coding sequence ATGAGTGGTGGGACCAAGAAGTTCAGCGTCACGATTCCGGAGGAGCTTGCCGCGACGGTTCAGGCACGGATCGGCACGGCCAGCTTCTCCGCGTATGTTTCTCAGGCACTGGCACGCCAGGTGGAGCGGGACAACCTTCGCGAGCTCATCGCCGCAGCCGAATCTCAGCACGGGCCCGTGGACCGTGCGGAGGTCGACGCCAAGCGCGCCATCCTGCGGAGTGACCTCGGGCAGGGCAACGACCACACGTCAGCGGCGTGA
- a CDS encoding type II toxin-antitoxin system VapC family toxin: protein MTPGTLVLDCEGLSRAILQTPELTAWLAAAEAEDLRVVVSVATLVEVSHPRLNRARYEWTLSRLNVEPVTREIARDAAQLLAAAGLHGHKHAIDAMVCATALGLPGPVTVLTSDVGDIAAISQNRLRIVKI, encoded by the coding sequence GTGACACCGGGCACGCTCGTCCTCGACTGCGAGGGCCTGTCCAGAGCGATACTTCAGACTCCGGAGCTGACCGCATGGTTGGCGGCCGCGGAGGCGGAAGACCTCCGCGTCGTCGTCAGCGTGGCCACCCTCGTGGAAGTGTCGCATCCTCGGCTGAACCGAGCTCGCTATGAATGGACGCTGTCCCGTCTGAATGTCGAGCCCGTTACCCGGGAGATCGCCCGTGACGCCGCACAGCTGCTCGCCGCCGCAGGCTTACACGGCCATAAACACGCCATCGACGCCATGGTCTGCGCTACCGCACTGGGCCTTCCGGGGCCGGTGACCGTGCTGACCTCCGACGTCGGGGACATCGCAGCGATCAGCCAGAACCGCCTGCGCATCGTGAAGATCTGA
- a CDS encoding HAD-IA family hydrolase — MVDYARTERGALHEVHHRFFRMGRAEFLARFHAANEPLWAAYREHRITLAELRLERWARMGALPAVAVAFEEALGRNVTLFPEASAALRRLSRRFRLALVTDGIAHVQRAKLRRTRIGGFFEHVVIAPEVGLRKPDGELLHHTLDLLEARAGDALMVGDSPASDGGCAQAAGVDFCWVNRTEASPAPGIPVHRTVTCLGTL; from the coding sequence GTGGTCGACTACGCCCGGACGGAGCGCGGCGCGCTTCATGAGGTCCACCACCGTTTCTTCCGGATGGGCCGCGCCGAGTTCCTGGCGCGGTTCCACGCCGCGAACGAGCCGCTCTGGGCCGCCTACCGCGAGCATCGGATCACCCTCGCCGAGCTGCGGCTGGAACGCTGGGCCAGGATGGGCGCCCTTCCCGCGGTCGCGGTCGCGTTCGAGGAAGCGCTCGGCCGGAACGTGACGCTGTTCCCCGAGGCCAGCGCCGCCCTGCGGCGGCTGTCCCGGCGGTTCAGGCTGGCCCTGGTGACCGACGGCATCGCCCACGTGCAGCGGGCCAAGCTCCGCCGTACCCGGATCGGCGGGTTCTTCGAACACGTGGTGATCGCACCCGAGGTGGGGCTGCGCAAACCCGACGGAGAGCTGCTCCACCACACCCTGGATCTGCTGGAGGCCAGAGCCGGTGACGCGCTCATGGTCGGTGACTCCCCGGCGAGCGACGGCGGCTGCGCGCAGGCCGCCGGGGTGGACTTCTGCTGGGTGAACCGTACGGAGGCGTCACCCGCCCCCGGAATCCCCGTCCACCGGACCGTCACCTGCCTCGGCACCCTCTAG